Sequence from the Methanosarcina siciliae T4/M genome:
CGTGAAAACCTCATAAGCAGGGCATCCTTCGATTCCGTATTTCTTCATGAAATTTCTTGCCCATGCCTTATCAAACTCAATAACAGCACAGGCTTTTTTCGGGCCTACGACAGGGACCCCGATTTCCCAGAGGGCATCTGCGACTCCTGCAGCGAGCGGCGCTTCAGGCCCAACAAAAGCCATTTCAATGTTCCTGGCTTTTGCATATTCAACGATTTTTTCAACCTCGGTTTCCTTTTCAAGCAGGAAATCCTCACAGAGGGCGGCAATTCCGGGGTTTTTCTTTGCCATTAACGCATAAAGGATGGGGTTATGCTTGCTTTTCTTAATTCCTTCGGCAATTGCGTGTTCCCTTCCGCCGCCGCCGATGAGCAAAATCTTCATTTTCATTCTCCTTGTTCAAAAAAATTTATTTTTAACCTGAAATTTGTTCTTGATATCTAAGGGGGAAATTCAGTGAAGAAAAGGTAATGGATTCTGGGAATTCGCAAGACCTTTCTTTCTATTTCAAAAGTATTTTTATCTCTGTGGATGATATTTTTAACCAATAACACGATAAAAGGATTTCCTAATTCTCTATTTCTTCTGATAAATATCTTCTCATTGTTAAGCTCAAATTTATATAAAAAATCAGTTAGTTTTAACGTTTTTACGGTTAGTTTCACTTCCCGAGTTTCGCTTCGGGAGCACGAGGTCCGTTTCGCTTCGCTCAAGCGGACTACTTGATGGGTTTTTGCAGGTAGTTTCGCTCAAGAGGTCTAATTTATGGTTTGGAATAGTGAAATTCACTCCGGTGAACTAAAATTATAGATCTATCTGACAAGTGCAACGTTATTCGCTATCCTGAACCGTTCATGTCCGCTCGACATAGGAGAGCGGTCTTTCTCAAAAAGACTGAAAAGAAGGAGAAAAACAAGTAAAGTAAGAACTATCAAAGAAGCTGTAAATACAAACAAAAAAAAGAACAAATCAAGTTACATCAAAAAATGTCCCTCTTCTGTATATCTTTTCCAATCAAAATTCTTTGTTCTGCTCTTTGTGAAGGGCCGCCAGACAAGCTGGCGGGGGTGCTTAGATTTCTCTGTGGATTTAAATGAGGTTCTCTGGGTCAAGAGAATATCCTTTGAACAGTGAGGAAAATTACGAATTCAGTTTCTTTGGTGTCATTCTCTTGACGTCAGTATGGTTCGTCTGTTACATCGTTAAACAGAGGTTCGGGAAAGTGCTCCGGCACTTACCTTACTTTAGGAGGTCACTTGCAGTTACCAGAGGCACAAATTCGGCATCTGCTTCTTTGAGTTTTTCCTTTGCTCCTTCTTCCCGGTCCACTACGGTGATAACGTATTTGACGCGGGCTCCTGTTTCCCTTACAACCTCGATTGCGTCCCGGACCGAGCCTCCGCTGGTTGTTACGTCTTCGAGCATTACCAGCCTGTCTTCGGGTTTGAGGTCTCCTACAAACCTGCTTTTTGTGCCATATTCCTTGACGGATTTTCTGACTATCAGCAGGGGAAGCCCTGTTTCGAGGGAAACTGCAGTTGCCAGGGGGACTCCCCCGAGTTCCACACCTGAAACGGTGTCAACATCCATTTCCTTTACCCTTAGGGCCGCCTGCCTGGCAATGATTTTCAGGGTTTTGGGGTCGGTGCTGGCTTTCTTGATATCGATGTAGTATTTGCTTTTCTTTCCCGAGGCGAGCGTGAAGTCCCCGTAGCGGACAGCTCCGCAGGCTTTGAGGGCTGCGATCAGTTCCTGTTTCTGTGTCTCGATTTCGTTTCCGGTATCTGGTTTTGATTGACTCATTTTCTCACCAGTAGTTTTTTCCATTTTCTCAAGTTTTTCTCTTCTACAGGGTCTTCCTTCTACAGGATCTTCTTCTCATGTGGGGCTCATTAATTTTTCCCGGTGAATTTTACCAGGGTTCTTTCTTGACCCCTATAAAGTATCCGATTATGTTTGTTGTAAGATGGAGCAGAGGGGTCATTATGAGGACTGTAAGCGCGATCCCGGTTGTGAAATTGCTCACGAACCATTCCGGGGCTACAAGGTATGTGAAAACCCAGGCTCCTACAACGAAATCCAGCTGGTCTACAAGAGGCAGGGACGCTCCCCTTTTAAGACCCATCCTGCGCTTGAAAAAGCTCTTGAACATATCTCCGAACAGGGCGCCGGAGGCAAGAGCAAGAACAACAATCAGAGCGGTTGCATAATCCGGGCCAAAGGTAGGCATTTTGATTCCCATGATCTCAAAACCCCTCATACTCAGCCATATCTCAATGCATCCTGCAAGAAACCCGCAAAATATGCCTGAAAAGAGTCCTCTGTAGGTCTTCCCGTCTCCTAGAATCCTTCTCCCGTCCTTATAAGTCCTGCCCCCGTCGATAGGCTTTCCTCCTCCGAAGACGGCTGCGAAGGGATTGGAGAGGTAGGCCGGAAGCATCAGCCAGAATGCCTTGATTATTAGCTCGATCGTAGTATCAACTCTTAACTTTCTAATTTTTAATAACGCTCTAATTTCCGGTTTATTCTTTTCTGAGGCAGAAGTTAACTTTCTTCCATATCCTTATTCTTTTTATTTTTTTGTATGGCTTGCTTGCAGGGGGAGAAATATAATTATTTTCCGTTCTCCTCGCCCTTTATCCTGCGACTTTTTTAGTTACTTTTAAATAATGGGCGTTTAAGTAAATATTAGTCCCTATTTAATTGTATTTATTTTATGAAGTTTTATTTTTCATTCACTTTCTCAAGGTTTTTTATGAAAAAGCTAAACGATGTTCTCACAGTTCGCAGCACCATATTTGCTACAGTCTCCATGCTGGTGCTGCTTGCCGCTCTGATAACGATGGGGCTTTTAACCCCATTTATCGTGAGGGTCAGTACAGGAGAAGAAATCCTGCTTGATTCTGCCTATTTTAATCTGCGGGCAGCCCTGCCTACCCTTGCCCTCGTAATGCTTTTGACCCTGTGCCTCCTGCTCGGGAGTGCAGGGAGAAAGGAAGCCCTTCTTGCGCTCGGGCTCGGAGTTGCAGGTTCCGCACTTTCGGTTGTTTTTTCTCCGTTTTCAAGTCTGCCTGTCAATATCTCGTTTTCACTCCTCGCAGTGGCTCTCTTTGCGGTTATGTACAGGCTGCTTTCTTCGAAGGAAAAGACCCTGAAAGGAACTCTTCGGAGGGCAGGCTCTCATATTATTCACCTTGGGGTAGTCCTGCTCCTTGTTGGCATTCTCTTCAGCACCAACATGAAGCTTGAAGACTCTGCTGCTGTCCCTGTGGGAGAGGTGGGCACTTTCCAGGACATGGGGTACAGCATTCAGGTTACCAACATCACTTCGGGAATCGAAGGGGCTCCTTACGGGAGCTACCCTGGCTCGGCTTATGTAAGTACCGTATATTTCGATGTGTACAGGTGGGGACAGCCTTTTGACAGCGGACAGGTCAGGTACATAAGCGACTTCAAATGGGAACAGTCCTACACCGAAACCTATATTCACAGAGGGCTTCTGGAAGAACTCTTTATCGCCCCCAAATCCGTGGATACAAAAACCCAGACCGTGGAACTTTATGTACGGAAGGTCCCCTTCATGACTTCTCTCTGGGGAGGGTTTTATTTGATGGTGCTTGGTATCCTCTTACTCTTCATCTCAGACTCTCTTGCAGGGGAAAAAGGTGCCCCCGGAAGCGGCCTTTCCGGAACCCTTACTTCTGAAAAAGGGGCTCAGGTAAAAGGAATCAAAAATGACAGCAAAAAAAAGCGCGTTAGCAAAAAAAATGTATGAGACGGGTGTGCAGATGGTGATCGTATGAATACCGGAATGGGACTCATCTGGATAGCGGGGGCTTCCGGACTGCTTGCTTTTTTAACCTCCCTGCTGTACTTCTTCGGGCAGGCCAGGAAGTTTCGGGTTCTTTCCGAAAAACTGGAACTTCTCGCAGGGGCTGGACTGGTGATCTCGATATTCCTGCTTGCTTCCCACCTGCTTGGTGTGGATACTCAATACAGTTACGTCTTTCAGCACTCAAGCACCGACCTTGCCTGGCACTACAGGCTTTCCGCGCTCTGGGCAGGGCAGGAAGGCTCTTTTTTGATCTGGACGGGCTTTATCTTTGTAATGCTTGCAATAACGCGTTTTACAGGTACCGGGAAAGTCCTCCGGGAGACCGAGCTTTTTTCACTTATGAGGTCGGTTTCGCTCTTTGTAGCCTCGGTATTCCTGTTGCTCCTGGCGTTGAAAAATCCGTTTTCCATGTATTATTACACAGGTACGGGAGTGCCTGATGTTACAAACTGGAACCTCTTTGCGGAACCTTTCGTTGTTTCTTATGGGCAGGGTATGAACCCTCTGCTTAGGAATCCCTGGATGGCTATCCATCCTCCTCTCCTGTTCCTTGGATACGCAGCTTTCACTCTCCCGTTCTCTGCTGCAATCGGAGGTCTTGTCCTTAGGGATAGCCGTTGGTCGGAACTTGCAACAGGCTGGATGCGTGTCTCCTGGCTCTTTCTCACCCTCGGGATAGGCTTCGGGGCCTTCTGGGCGTATGAGGTGCTTGGCTGGGGAGCCTGGTACTGGACCTGGGACCCGGTAGAGACTTCTTCCCTGATCCCCTGGCTTACGGCAACGGCTTATCTGCACGCAAAGCTCAGGGTCCGACAGGGGGAGTATGGTTTCCTGCTCCCTATGCTAGCACTTGTATCCTTTATTCTGGTTATCTTCTCGACCTTTGTCACAAGAAGCGGGCTTTGGGTATCCGTGCATTCCTGGCAGGACTTCACAATGGAAGGGACAATAATTGCTCTCTTTCTGGTGGTCCTTATAGGTTCGAGTGCGGTTCTTCTTGCCAGAAAGTATTTTAGCGAGGACTAAGTTTAACAAAAATCATATTTCCGGGAAAAAAACGCTACATGAAGCGCTACATGGAATCTCAGGGGCTGCATGAAATTTTAGCCTTTTTTGGGTTTTACTTTTCCCGGAATTTTTACTTCTTTTTAGTTTTTTTCCGGATTTCCTATCTTTTTCTATTTTTGCCCTGCTTGAATACTTTCAGGAAAAGTCTCACATAAGTTGGGAAGATTGCCACAGATTTCTCCGTTTTTTCAGGACAATTTTTTGATCTGCGTCAGAATCAGGATATAAACATTTCTAAATTATCCTTGACGTTTTATTGGCAGGATGTCTTTCTATAATTTTTTTGATCTGTACAATTATAATATTTTTGTTGTGATTTCTTCAGGTTTTTATCCGAATAATTGGATTATTATGCCTCCTACATTTGATTATTTTTTTACAACTGCTAATGTCAGGTGTGGTTGAAAGTTTTTCAATTCCCTTTTAATATATACAACTTTAAATAGTATGAGTACATTATTAATTGTTGGAGATGAATAACCTTCTAATTATATACGTATACAGGTTTAATTGATGAACCTATGCGTCTCTTCCCATCAATTTAACAAAACGATTCTCTGGTAATTGGTTATGAAAATGTGTTACGTTTATTTTTGATAACCGGTTGCAGGGTTTAAAACGTAAACAATTCGCTAGATTGTGAAAAAACGCTTTTTATTTAATTTAATGTTTTAAAACGGGATAGGGCACCATATAAATATATATACGGTGTTAAATTTTGGAAGTTGTTGTCGGCTTTACGCGGTGTTTATGAAAGCTACCCTTCAAGGTCTGGGCATAATTACTGTGATATTCTTTAGCTGGCAGATTAATTTATAAAAATTGGAAAATGAAGGGGTTATCATGAAAGACTATGAAGTAAAAGTGCTGGACGAAAACGACCACATTTTTATTGAAACGTTAAGGAACCTCGGGATGTCAAGAAATGTTGCTACAACTATGGCATATCTTATGAATGTCGACGAAGCTTCATCCCGTGAAATTGAAATTAGTACTGGACTGAGGCAACCCGAAGTAAGTCTTGCAATGAGGCTGATGCGGAACCAGTCCTGGGTTAATGTACGTTCGGAAAAGAAACCCGGTAAAGGGCGCCCGATAAAAATCTATTCCCTTGCAGCTCCTGTTGATGAGATTATAAGCTACTATGAGGATAAAATCTATAAGGAATCTCAGGCAACGATCTCAGCAATTAAAAAACTGAAGGTTATGAGCAAAAAGGTGCCTTTAACACCCACAAAATAAAGGCTCTCCAAAAGGGTTAGATCCATAATGGCTGACAATCCTTCCCGGAACTCACCATTATGGAAATCAAATCCTTCTTGATTAATTTCTCTTATTTTGCCTCTTGCAGGTTCTTTTCCTCTTTTTGTTCTTCTGTTTCTCCCTTCATTTTCGGTTTTTTTCCGCTTTTTACTTCTTGCTCTTTCTCTTTACAAACCTTCCAGTCATTTGAATTCACGATGAATATGAAATTCTTAAAGAATATCTAGTTGAGAATAAGCGTTATTGAAGGGTGCCAGAATAGAAAAGTAACCTTATGAATCTTTCAAAAATGGGGGAAAATCAGTTGCAATAAAGAAGGAACCCTGCCCTTTGAGGGCAGGTCAGCCACCTGTAACAACTTTAAGGATTGTAAGCCTATCGGAATTTACAGCCCCGTCAAGGGGAACCGCATTCCCTTCGTTTAATACAAGTACTGTTTCCTGATTTATATTCAGCTTATCAAGCAGGTCTTCGTAGGTAGCGCTTTCTGCCACTTCTACGATCTGCTCGGAAATTTCTCCAGCTTGAATTGTTACGTGTAACCTTTTACTCAATCTAGTGTTCCACCGCCGCTTACCTGAATTTCGTCTACAATTTCCTTGATTAACTTCTGCTCCAGTTCATATTCTTTTCTGATGCCTTTACGTTCTGCATTTCTTTTCTGGAACTTTCCGGTCATGTTCAAATCTCCTTACGATTTTTCAGGTTTGCAACATAGTGGGTATAATCTCTCCAAGCAGACTCTGTTGTTTTTCAGGAATCTGTCATATTTTAGAGATTTATATCCAATATCATAATGATTTTCTGTTTTAATTAACCTTTTGGTTAACGATACTTTGGTTAACATTTCTTCATTTTCAGTTGTTAGAAGTACAACGTATCTTTATTCCTAACAAAATGTATATGTTAACATTGTAGCTGATCTCGTTTGAATTATTGACATAATATGTTCAGAATTTCTATTTTAAAATAAAATTTGAGAATATCTGATCGGGAATCAGCTATCTTATGAAAAATGCACATTTTAATGCCTACGGTTCAATATTATATCTGTTGTTCGATATCTGCTGTTCGGCAATAATTTAATTTTTGAGGAGGTGGGCCTGATAATGGACGGGTAGATAAGCGAAAAGTTAAATAATAAGGAAAATGGGCTGAAAAATCAATCAAAAAAGTTATACACCAGCCGGGATTCGAACCCGGGTTCGAGCGTTGGCAACGCCCGGTGATGACCGCTACACTACTGATGTTCTCTATTTTTCTTTTCGTTTTTATGGTGCCCAGACCCGGATTCGAACCGGGGACAACTGCCTCTTCAGGGCAGCGCTCTCCCACTGAGCTACCTGGGCAGGCAGATAATCTACTGCTGAATCGCTCTTTCGGAATTGATCTTTAAAAGAGATACGGTGATTTTTAGTTTCTTTCCTTCCTGAAACAACTCAGGAAAGATTTTAACCGTTTTTGGGTATACTTAGGTATTTTTCAGTGGGCCCGCTGAGATTCGAACTCAGGACCTCCGCCATGTCAAGGCGACGTCATAACCGTCTAGACCACGAGCCCTCCAAGATGCATGTCTTCACTCCTTATTACAAAATGTGTTTGGAATAAGGTCTTAAAAAAGTTATACACCAGCCGGGATTCGAACCCGGGTTCGAGCGTTGGCAACGCCCGGTGATGACCGCTACACTACTGATGTTCTCTATTTTTCTTTTTCGTTTTTATGGTGCCCAGACCCGGATTCGAACCGGGGACAACTGCCTCTTCAGGGCAGCGCTCTCCCACTGAGCTACCTGGGCAGGCAGATAATCTACTGCTGAATCGCTCTTTCGGAATTGATCTTTAAAAGAGATATCAGTGATTTTTAGTTTTTTTCCTTCCTGAAATAACTCAGGAAAGATTTTAACCGTTTTTGGGTATACTTAGGTATTTTTCAGTGGGCCCGCTGAGATTCGAACTCAGGACCTCCGCCATGTCAAGGCGACGTCATAACCGTCTAGACCACGAGCCCTTTACCATGTGTATCGCTTCTGTTTCTTGCACCGAAGTGCAACACCATAGTACGCATCATCATTTATATAAGTTTTGGGTGGTTCGCGTTTTTTCTATTCGAATCAACCCCAGGAAAGCAAAAATTTTACAGGTTTTGCAAAGAATCTTTAGTTCTAGCTCCGTTTTCCGGGTTATCAACTTATAGTTCCTGCTCTACCTCATGAATGTCTCAAAATATTCTCTGCCTATTCCCTGTCCTCTCCCAATTGATTGCTTCCGGAAGACCTGTCCTATAAAATAGAATGAACACGCCTCTAAAATAGAATGAATGTAATAATTCCGCTGAGGGTAATATGAACGGAGCATCGGATAACACAGAAAAACCCCGGACAATCCAGGAAATCCAGGCAAAAATCGACGCTGGAGAAGCTGTTGTCCTTACGGCTGAGGAAATCGGCTCAAAGGTCAGGGCAGGGGAAAAAATCAGGTTTGAAGACATTGATGTCGTAACTACCGCAACTCGCGGGATCATGAGCGGAACGTATGCGGTCTTTTCCTTCAAAGTTTCCGAACCCGATTCTTTTGTAAAAGCTTCTAAAGTCCTGCTGAACGGAGTGCCGGCAGTAGTCGGGCCCTGCCCGAACGAAAGGCTTGGGGTCCTGGACCTTATCGTACTCGGGACAGCTCACAGTGAAACAGATCCTCGCTACGGAGGCGGGCACCTTTTCAGGGATCTGGTCGAAGGAAAGAGCATTACTGTGGACGTAACCACAAGTGGAGGAGACTTTTTTTCAGTCGAGACCCGTCTTTTCGAGATGCCTTTTGCGCGGCTTTATGCGACAAGACATGCCTTCAAAAACTACCGGGCATTCGTAAACCCGGGAAAAGAGGCTATTAAAACAATTTTCCATGCTCTGCCCTTTGAAGGCGAGTTCAGGGAACTGACCTTCTGCGGCTGCGGTGAGTTAAACCCGATTCAAAATGACCCAAAACTTGAGACAATAGGAATCGGGACAAGAGTCCTGATTAACGGGGCCGAAGGGTTCGTTACGGGTCAGGGTACCCGCAGTGCTCCGGATAATCCCAACCTTACGGGTTTTGCAGATCTTCATGACATGACTCCAGAGTATATGGGAGGCTTTGCAACCTCAGCAGGTCCCGAAATTATCAACACCTGGGCGGTCCCCATCCCTGTCCTTTCCCGGGAAATGCTGAAACATATCCTTCAGCTGGACAGCCAGATTCCGCTCAAACTGGTAGACCTTGCAGGCAGGCTCCCTCTTTGCGAGATCACCTACGGGGACGTCTGGGATAACGCCGACCTGAGTGTAATATACGAGCCAGAAAAATGCATTGACTGCAAGGTCTGCTGCGTGGCCGAAGCATGCCCTATGGGGGCAGTCAGCAAAGGAGAAAATGGAGCAGTGCACAACCCGGAACTTTGTTTTAACTGCGGACTCTGTATCTCAAGGTGCAAAGGAGAAGCCTTCAGCGCAAAGCTCGGGACTGTCAGCTGTGCAGTCGGAGGCTGCTTCAGAGATATCAAAGTAACCCTGCGCCAGTCAGACCGGGCAAGAGCGGTAAAAGCCGCAGAAGAGCTTAAGGCTCAGGTCCTTTCAGGAAAATTCAGGCTCAAGGAACCGGTGGAGAAAATAAGCTGGAGAGAATAAACCCGAAACCTTTGGAGAATTCGGAACCCCTGATAAATCCAGAAACTCTGGATGAATCAAAAAATCTGGTGCCAAAAAATCTGGTGCCAAAAAATCTGGTGCCTTTGAATTTATGGGAACTAAAGGCGGATGAAACAGGTGCTTTAAGATTTGTTGCACCTTTTTTGGCTCGCCTCATTGTCCTTCATATTTTTGTCTTACAATACGTTGAAGTTTCAGGGGTTTTAACTTTTGTTTTGATCTTTTTTCAGTGATTCCATGAAGCGTTTTGTTACATCTTCGGGACTCAGAGGGATATTTGGGGCTTTTGTGTTTCCCGGCTTAAGGATCACATGAATAAACGATGTCTGCCTGGCGTTCAGGGAATCTTTGTACAGGTATACGAGCTCCTCTTCCGCGTTGACCTTATGCGTGTTCTGTATCCCGCAGGCGTTTGCCAGGATTTCCAGGTCAATGTAGCGAAGCGCACAGGTTTCCTGGGAACCTGTAGAGCCGTAGGCCCCGTTGTCAAGGGCGAGGATGGTAAGGTTTTCCGGTGCTTCCCTGCCGACTTCCAGGAGAGCGTTTGGGTTCATTAGGAGGCTTCCGTCTCCATCAAATACCACAACCTGTCGGTCCGTGCGCAGGGCAATCCCAAGTCCTATGGAGGTGGTCAGTCCCATTGATCCGAACATGTAAAAGTTAAGGTCCCTATCCCTCGCAGCGTAGAGTTCCTTACAGGGTACTCCCAGGTTTGTTACGGTGAGTTCCCCGTCCAGTTCGGTAGCCACGGCAGAGATGGCATCGTTTCGGATCATGCGGGGCTCCAGGACCTTTTGGGTCAGGCGGAATTTGCAGACCTTTTCTTTCTCTGGTGTTTTCGGAGCTTTCTGGGTATCCCAGGCACAGCAGCTGGATCCTTCCCAGGTCCTGGGCGAGACCAGGGCAACGTGAGGGCGGAGGTTTTCGTATGCGTCCCTTATGACCTCCTCAAGGAGCCCAATTTTTTCAGGACCGTCTATGGTTGTATATGCGATCCCTGCTCCTTCAAGAATCCCGGGGAGGTGGACTCCCAGGGGGACCTGGGCTTCGATACCTTCTTTGTAAACGCCGCGCCAGCTTGTAAGGACAGGCAGGGGGATTTTGCAGATTACGTTAAGGGACTCAAGGGCATTGATCATGTTCCCAAGCCCTGTGCTCTGGATGAGCATCATGGGCTTTCCTCCTGCAAGGTAAGCTCCAGCGCAGATCCCTACCCCGTTTTCTTCCCTGGTCAGTTTGATTTCAGGAAAATTTTCCGAAACCAGGGGGAGCAGGTTCTTGATCCGGTCGCAGGGAAGCGTTGCAGCAAGGTCAATACCTGTTTTTTTCATGATTTCTATTACTTCTTCTTCCGGGTTTACCACGTACATACCTCTTACCATGCATATATCTTGAGTTTATTTTTCCCTTTGTTGAGTTTATCTTCTGTTTTTTTCTTTACTGATTCAGGATTTCGATAAGAGCCCGCAGGAACTCAGAGCTTCAGTTCCTCAAGCGGCACATCCGGGTTCGAGACAGTAATT
This genomic interval carries:
- the pyrE gene encoding orotate phosphoribosyltransferase; translation: MSQSKPDTGNEIETQKQELIAALKACGAVRYGDFTLASGKKSKYYIDIKKASTDPKTLKIIARQAALRVKEMDVDTVSGVELGGVPLATAVSLETGLPLLIVRKSVKEYGTKSRFVGDLKPEDRLVMLEDVTTSGGSVRDAIEVVRETGARVKYVITVVDREEGAKEKLKEADAEFVPLVTASDLLK
- a CDS encoding CDP-2,3-bis-(O-geranylgeranyl)-sn-glycerol synthase — translated: MLPAYLSNPFAAVFGGGKPIDGGRTYKDGRRILGDGKTYRGLFSGIFCGFLAGCIEIWLSMRGFEIMGIKMPTFGPDYATALIVVLALASGALFGDMFKSFFKRRMGLKRGASLPLVDQLDFVVGAWVFTYLVAPEWFVSNFTTGIALTVLIMTPLLHLTTNIIGYFIGVKKEPW
- a CDS encoding cytochrome c-type biogenesis CcmF C-terminal domain-containing protein is translated as MKKLNDVLTVRSTIFATVSMLVLLAALITMGLLTPFIVRVSTGEEILLDSAYFNLRAALPTLALVMLLTLCLLLGSAGRKEALLALGLGVAGSALSVVFSPFSSLPVNISFSLLAVALFAVMYRLLSSKEKTLKGTLRRAGSHIIHLGVVLLLVGILFSTNMKLEDSAAVPVGEVGTFQDMGYSIQVTNITSGIEGAPYGSYPGSAYVSTVYFDVYRWGQPFDSGQVRYISDFKWEQSYTETYIHRGLLEELFIAPKSVDTKTQTVELYVRKVPFMTSLWGGFYLMVLGILLLFISDSLAGEKGAPGSGLSGTLTSEKGAQVKGIKNDSKKKRVSKKNV
- the ccsA gene encoding cytochrome c biogenesis protein CcsA; translation: MNTGMGLIWIAGASGLLAFLTSLLYFFGQARKFRVLSEKLELLAGAGLVISIFLLASHLLGVDTQYSYVFQHSSTDLAWHYRLSALWAGQEGSFLIWTGFIFVMLAITRFTGTGKVLRETELFSLMRSVSLFVASVFLLLLALKNPFSMYYYTGTGVPDVTNWNLFAEPFVVSYGQGMNPLLRNPWMAIHPPLLFLGYAAFTLPFSAAIGGLVLRDSRWSELATGWMRVSWLFLTLGIGFGAFWAYEVLGWGAWYWTWDPVETSSLIPWLTATAYLHAKLRVRQGEYGFLLPMLALVSFILVIFSTFVTRSGLWVSVHSWQDFTMEGTIIALFLVVLIGSSAVLLARKYFSED
- a CDS encoding transcriptional regulator protein, encoding MKDYEVKVLDENDHIFIETLRNLGMSRNVATTMAYLMNVDEASSREIEISTGLRQPEVSLAMRLMRNQSWVNVRSEKKPGKGRPIKIYSLAAPVDEIISYYEDKIYKESQATISAIKKLKVMSKKVPLTPTK
- a CDS encoding MoaD/ThiS family protein, with amino-acid sequence MSKRLHVTIQAGEISEQIVEVAESATYEDLLDKLNINQETVLVLNEGNAVPLDGAVNSDRLTILKVVTGG
- a CDS encoding methanogenesis marker 16 metalloprotein, translated to MNGASDNTEKPRTIQEIQAKIDAGEAVVLTAEEIGSKVRAGEKIRFEDIDVVTTATRGIMSGTYAVFSFKVSEPDSFVKASKVLLNGVPAVVGPCPNERLGVLDLIVLGTAHSETDPRYGGGHLFRDLVEGKSITVDVTTSGGDFFSVETRLFEMPFARLYATRHAFKNYRAFVNPGKEAIKTIFHALPFEGEFRELTFCGCGELNPIQNDPKLETIGIGTRVLINGAEGFVTGQGTRSAPDNPNLTGFADLHDMTPEYMGGFATSAGPEIINTWAVPIPVLSREMLKHILQLDSQIPLKLVDLAGRLPLCEITYGDVWDNADLSVIYEPEKCIDCKVCCVAEACPMGAVSKGENGAVHNPELCFNCGLCISRCKGEAFSAKLGTVSCAVGGCFRDIKVTLRQSDRARAVKAAEELKAQVLSGKFRLKEPVEKISWRE
- the comE gene encoding sulfopyruvate decarboxylase subunit beta: MYVVNPEEEVIEIMKKTGIDLAATLPCDRIKNLLPLVSENFPEIKLTREENGVGICAGAYLAGGKPMMLIQSTGLGNMINALESLNVICKIPLPVLTSWRGVYKEGIEAQVPLGVHLPGILEGAGIAYTTIDGPEKIGLLEEVIRDAYENLRPHVALVSPRTWEGSSCCAWDTQKAPKTPEKEKVCKFRLTQKVLEPRMIRNDAISAVATELDGELTVTNLGVPCKELYAARDRDLNFYMFGSMGLTTSIGLGIALRTDRQVVVFDGDGSLLMNPNALLEVGREAPENLTILALDNGAYGSTGSQETCALRYIDLEILANACGIQNTHKVNAEEELVYLYKDSLNARQTSFIHVILKPGNTKAPNIPLSPEDVTKRFMESLKKDQNKS